A window of Vigna unguiculata cultivar IT97K-499-35 chromosome 4, ASM411807v1, whole genome shotgun sequence contains these coding sequences:
- the LOC114182441 gene encoding putative calcium-binding protein CML19 produces the protein MRDKVTQYVRVFNHFDENGDGKISPSELRQCVEAIGGKLSWAEAEALVEVLDSDKDGLVGLDDFVRFVEEGEEEEKVKDLREAFKMYEMEGCDCITPKSLMRMLGRLGECKSIDECETMIARFDLNGDGVLSFDEFRVMML, from the coding sequence ATGAGGGACAAGGTGACTCAGTATGTGCGTGTTTTCAACCACTTTGACGAGAACGGAGACGGCAAAATATCACCGTCGGAGTTGCGGCAGTGCGTGGAGGCGATCGGCGGGAAGCTGTCGTGGGCGGAGGCGGAGGCCTTGGTGGAGGTTCTGGACTCGGACAAGGACGGGTTGGTGGGGTTGGATGATTTTGTGAGGTTTGTGgaggaaggagaagaagaagagaaagtgaAAGACCTGAGAGAAGCTTTTAAGATGTATGAAATGGAGGGGTGTGATTGCATCACACCGAAGAGTTTGATGAGAATGCTTGGTAGATTAGGAGAGTGCAAGAGCATAGATGAGTGTGAAACTATGATAGCTAGATTTGACCTTAACGGGGATGGGGTTCTTAGTTTTGATGAATTTAGGGTTATGATGTTGTAA
- the LOC114181061 gene encoding uncharacterized protein LOC114181061 isoform X1 codes for MVLGTRGKNRKGVTVQIDFLIHIQEIKPWPPSQSLRSLRSVLIEWKNGECASGSTTLVAPSLGSVIGEGRIEFNKSFRLHVTLLRDMSVRSGDSDVFQKNCLEFNLYEPRRDRTIKGQLLGTAVIDLAEYGTLKESLSTSVPMNCKRSYRNTEQPLMFLKIQPFDRKLKVLNNGGDSVSTLMNEEYAEEAEIASFTDDDVSSHSSAAAASPSLDSRGFTPLKLGKNEPMSNTGVNAMEHPLASETRLENMDMMQQDTHKKLERSYYMSPLDASSIRSVVNDHASSSPIRNSLSVKKFAASPSANTSSSSIFEDLDINSRSNTRSSGYESLDQSFQEKLANYRNIVADVQRNTNGSTFGIYSKQTSSQDRAQFSGKSPGYENCDETEYGDKYIMKDSGGDKIRHGSVEDISGNEKYELDRQNCIEDENFEAQDAKDQASMDSNAYSFGGSNIAMQENNLRSERLKNIKSVRIPADSTKNTVSPGSHHHAEVNENGILGYSQNSGGNRSNERRDSKIHTKEPRNGTLDGKVEQLEKKIKMLEGELREAAAVESALYSVVSEHGNSTSKLHAPARRLSRLYLHACKENVQGRRAGAAKSSVSGLVLVTKACGNDVPRLTFWLSNSIALRTIISRTVKDPSNPVKSGRRKKTEEEGYGNLTASLRVKGLYPRKNENAALGYGGFGNWDDPQVLLLALEKVEAWIFSRIVESIWWQILIPHMQHTKFNSKDVVSDSRKSYRRTSSSCDQEQGNLSLCIWKNAFREACERICPIRAGGHECGCLPMLSRLIMEQCVARLDVAMFNAILRESSDEIPTDPVSDAVSDPKVLPIPPGKISFGAGAQLKTVIGTWSRWLTDLFGMDDDDDDSIGDKAETDNSEEKQNASLKSFSLLNALSDLLMLPKDMLLSASIRNEVCPMLNATLMKKILHNFVPDELCPDPVPSDVFEALDSENDMEDGKEVVNNFPCIAGPIVYSPPTPSSIASFVGEVGSKYHLRRNRSSIVRKSHTSDDELDELKSPLSSIFLSASSSPKLSTKSSFKMKQVSNQSPLRYELLKDVWIKSE; via the exons ATGGTTCTAGGCACGAGaggaaaaaacagaaaaggTGTTACAGTTCAAATTGATTTCCTCATTCACATTCAGGAGATTAAGCCTTGGCCCCCATCACAATCTCTAAGATCCCTGCGATCCGTGTTGATAGAGTGGAAAAATGGTGAATGTGCATCAGGTTCTACTACTCTTGTTGCACCTTCTCTTGGTTCAGTTATAGGTGAAGGAAGAATCGAATTCAACAAGTCATTTAGGCTACATGTGACTTTGTTAAGAGATATGTCTGTAAGAAGTGGTGATTCTGATGTGTTCCAAAAGAATTGCTTGGAGTTCAACTTGTATGAGCCACGAAGAGATAGGACTATTAAGGGTCAGTTGTTGGGAACTGCAGTCATAGACTTGGCAGAATATGGGACACTCAAAGAGTCTTTGAGCACTAGTGTTCCTATGAACTGCAAGAGGAGTTACAGGAACACAGAACAGCCTCTTATGTTCCTTAAAATTCAGCCTTTTGATAGGAAACTGAAAGTTCTTAATAATGGTGGTGACTCAGTGTCAACACTCATGAATGAAGAATATGCTGAAGAAGCTGAAATTGCCTCTTTTACTGATGATGATGTCTCCTCACATTCATCTGCAGCTGCAGCTTCTCCTTCCCTTGATTCCAGAGGGTTTACCCCACTGAAATTGGGAAAG AATGAACCAATGAGCAACACTGGTGTGAATGCCATGGAACATCCCTTGGCCTCTGAAACAAGGCTTGAAAACATGGATATGATGCAGCAAGATACACACAAGAAGCTTGAGAGGAGTTATTACATGTCACCATTGGATGCATCTTCTATTAGGAGTGTAGTAAATGATCATGCTTCTAGCTCTCCCATTCGAAATTCATTGTCAGTTAAAAAGTTTGCTGCTTCACCAAGTGCCAATACTTCATCATCTTCAATTTTTGAGGATTTGGACATAAATTCTAGGAGCAACACAAGAAGCAGTGGCTATGAAAGTTTGGATCAGAGTTTTCAAGAAAAGCTTGCTAACTACAGAAATATAGTTGCAGATGTTCAAAGAAACACAAACGGTAGTACTTTTGGCATTTATTCAAAACAAACATCATCTCAGGATAGAGCTCAATTCAGTGGCAAAAGTCCTGGCTATGAAAACTGTGATGAAACTGAATATGGTGACAAATATATAATGAAGGATAGTGGAGGTGATAAAATTCGCCATGGTTCTGTTGAGGACATAAGTggaaatgaaaaatatgaattgGATAGGCAAAACTGCATAGaggatgaaaattttgaagCACAAGATGCCAAGGATCAAGCCTCAATGGATAGCAATGCATATTCTTTTGGAGGGTCAAATATTGCTATGCAGGAAAATAATCTCAGAAGTGAAAGACTAAAGAACATCAAGTCTGTGAGGATACCAGCAGACTCTACCAAGAATACTGTATCTCCTGGTAGCCATCATCATGCTGAAGTAAATGAAAATGGCATTCTTGGCTATTCACAAAACAGTGGAGGGAACAGAAGCAATGAAAGAAGAGATTCTAAGATTCATACAAAGGAACCAAGAAATGGTACTTTAGATGGAAAAGTTGAGCAGTTGGAGAAGAAGATAAAGATGCTTGAAGGAGAGTTAAGAGAAGCTGCTGCAGTTGAGTCTGCTTTATATTCAGTAGTTTCTGAGCATGGAAACTCCACAAGTAAACTTCACGCCCCAGCACGGCGCCTTTCCAGGCTCTATCTTCATGCTTGTAAAGAAAATGTTCAAGGAAGAAGGGCTGGAGCAGCTAAAAGTTCTGTTTCAGGATTAGTACTTGTTACAAAGGCATGTGGAAATGATGTCCCAAG GTTGACCTTTTGGCTGTCTAATAGTATAGCCTTGAGAACAATTATAAGCCGAACCGTCAAAGATCCTTCAAATCCTGTAAAATCTGGTAGGAGAAAGAAAACTGAGGAGGAGGGGTATGGTAACTTAACAGCTTCACTAAGGGTGAAGGGATTATACCccagaaaaaatgaaaatgcagCATTAGGATATGGAGGTTTTGGTAACTGGGATGATCCTCAAGTACTTCTATTAGCATTGGAAAAGGTTGAAGCATGGATCTTCTCTCGCATTGTAGAATCTATCTGGTGGCAG ATTTTGATTCCACATATGCAACACACAAAGTTCAACAGCAAAGACGTGGTTTCAGACTCAAGAAAAAGCTACAGAAGGACTTCTAGCTCATGTGATCAAGAGCAGGGTAACTTGTCTCTATGTATTTGGAAGAATGCTTTTAGGGAAGCCTGTGAAAGGATCTGTCCTATTCGAGCTGGAGGGCATGAGTGTGGCTGTTTGCCTATGCTTTCTCGATTG ATAATGGAGCAATGTGTTGCGAGATTGGATGTGGCTATGTTCAATGCCATTCTTCGCGAATCTTCTGATGAAATACCAACTGATCCTGTATCTGATGCTGTCAGTGATCCCAAGGTTCTTCCCATTCCACCTGGGAAAATAAGCTTTGGAGCCGGTGCACAGCTAAAAACTGTG ATTGGGACCTGGTCAAGATGGTTGACTGACCTATTTGGcatggatgatgatgatgatgactcaATTGGAGATAAAGCTGAAACTGATAAcagtgaagaaaaacaaaatgcaTCCTTAAAGTCCTTCAGTCTTCTGAATGCTCTAAGTGACCTTCTGATGCTTCCTAAGGATATGCTGTTAAGTGCATCCATCAGGAATGAG GTATGCCCTATGCTCAATGCAACACTTATGAAGAAGATTCTGCACAATTTTGTCCCAGATGAGCTTTGTCCTGATCCTGTTCCCTCTGATGTCTTTGAGGCTCTTGACTCAGAG AATGACATGGAAGATGGAAAAGAGGTTGTGAACAACTTTCCATGCATTGCAGGTCCCATTGTGTATTCACCTCCAACACCATCTTCCATTGCAAGCTTTGTTGGAGAGGTGGGAAGCAAATATCATCTAAGAAGAAACAGATCATCAATTGTTAGGAAGTCACATACCAGTGATGATGAGTTGGATGAATTGAAGTCCCCATTGTCTTCAATATTCTTGAGTGCTTCCTCATCCCCAAAACTTTCAACAAAATCAAgcttcaagatgaaacaagttAGCAACCAATCTCCTCTCAGATATGAACTCCTTAAGGATGTGTGGATCAAGAGTGAGTGA
- the LOC114181061 gene encoding uncharacterized protein LOC114181061 isoform X2, with amino-acid sequence MVLGTRGKNRKGVTVQIDFLIHIQEIKPWPPSQSLRSLRSVLIEWKNGECASGSTTLVAPSLGSVIGEGRIEFNKSFRLHVTLLRDMSVRSGDSDVFQKNCLEFNLYEPRRDRTIKGQLLGTAVIDLAEYGTLKESLSTSVPMNCKRSYRNTEQPLMFLKIQPFDRKLKVLNNGGDSVSTLMNEEYAEEAEIASFTDDDVSSHSSAAAASPSLDSRGFTPLKLGKNEPMSNTGVNAMEHPLASETRLENMDMMQQDTHKKLERSYYMSPLDASSIRSVVNDHASSSPIRNSLSVKKFAASPSANTSSSSIFEDLDINSRSNTRSSGYESLDQSFQEKLANYRNIVADVQRNTNGSTFGIYSKQTSSQDRAQFSGKSPGYENCDETEYGDKYIMKDSGGDKIRHGSVEDISGNEKYELDRQNCIEDENFEAQDAKDQASMDSNAYSFGGSNIAMQENNLRSERLKNIKSVRIPADSTKNTVSPGSHHHAEVNENGILGYSQNSGGNRSNERRDSKIHTKEPRNGTLDGKVEQLEKKIKMLEGELREAAAVESALYSVVSEHGNSTSKLHAPARRLSRLYLHACKENVQGRRAGAAKSSVSGLVLVTKACGNDVPRLTFWLSNSIALRTIISRTVKDPSNPVKSGRRKKTEEEGYGNLTASLRVKGLYPRKNENAALGYGGFGNWDDPQVLLLALEKVEAWIFSRIVESIWWQILIPHMQHTKFNSKDVVSDSRKSYRRTSSSCDQEQGNLSLCIWKNAFREACERICPIRAGGHECGCLPMLSRLIMEQCVARLDVAMFNAILRESSDEIPTDPVSDAVSDPKVLPIPPGKISFGAGAQLKTVIGTWSRWLTDLFGMDDDDDDSIGDKAETDNSEEKQNASLKSFSLLNALSDLLMLPKDMLLSASIRNEVCPMLNATLMKKILHNFVPDELCPDPVPSDVFEALDSEVPLCIHLQHHLPLQALLERWEANII; translated from the exons ATGGTTCTAGGCACGAGaggaaaaaacagaaaaggTGTTACAGTTCAAATTGATTTCCTCATTCACATTCAGGAGATTAAGCCTTGGCCCCCATCACAATCTCTAAGATCCCTGCGATCCGTGTTGATAGAGTGGAAAAATGGTGAATGTGCATCAGGTTCTACTACTCTTGTTGCACCTTCTCTTGGTTCAGTTATAGGTGAAGGAAGAATCGAATTCAACAAGTCATTTAGGCTACATGTGACTTTGTTAAGAGATATGTCTGTAAGAAGTGGTGATTCTGATGTGTTCCAAAAGAATTGCTTGGAGTTCAACTTGTATGAGCCACGAAGAGATAGGACTATTAAGGGTCAGTTGTTGGGAACTGCAGTCATAGACTTGGCAGAATATGGGACACTCAAAGAGTCTTTGAGCACTAGTGTTCCTATGAACTGCAAGAGGAGTTACAGGAACACAGAACAGCCTCTTATGTTCCTTAAAATTCAGCCTTTTGATAGGAAACTGAAAGTTCTTAATAATGGTGGTGACTCAGTGTCAACACTCATGAATGAAGAATATGCTGAAGAAGCTGAAATTGCCTCTTTTACTGATGATGATGTCTCCTCACATTCATCTGCAGCTGCAGCTTCTCCTTCCCTTGATTCCAGAGGGTTTACCCCACTGAAATTGGGAAAG AATGAACCAATGAGCAACACTGGTGTGAATGCCATGGAACATCCCTTGGCCTCTGAAACAAGGCTTGAAAACATGGATATGATGCAGCAAGATACACACAAGAAGCTTGAGAGGAGTTATTACATGTCACCATTGGATGCATCTTCTATTAGGAGTGTAGTAAATGATCATGCTTCTAGCTCTCCCATTCGAAATTCATTGTCAGTTAAAAAGTTTGCTGCTTCACCAAGTGCCAATACTTCATCATCTTCAATTTTTGAGGATTTGGACATAAATTCTAGGAGCAACACAAGAAGCAGTGGCTATGAAAGTTTGGATCAGAGTTTTCAAGAAAAGCTTGCTAACTACAGAAATATAGTTGCAGATGTTCAAAGAAACACAAACGGTAGTACTTTTGGCATTTATTCAAAACAAACATCATCTCAGGATAGAGCTCAATTCAGTGGCAAAAGTCCTGGCTATGAAAACTGTGATGAAACTGAATATGGTGACAAATATATAATGAAGGATAGTGGAGGTGATAAAATTCGCCATGGTTCTGTTGAGGACATAAGTggaaatgaaaaatatgaattgGATAGGCAAAACTGCATAGaggatgaaaattttgaagCACAAGATGCCAAGGATCAAGCCTCAATGGATAGCAATGCATATTCTTTTGGAGGGTCAAATATTGCTATGCAGGAAAATAATCTCAGAAGTGAAAGACTAAAGAACATCAAGTCTGTGAGGATACCAGCAGACTCTACCAAGAATACTGTATCTCCTGGTAGCCATCATCATGCTGAAGTAAATGAAAATGGCATTCTTGGCTATTCACAAAACAGTGGAGGGAACAGAAGCAATGAAAGAAGAGATTCTAAGATTCATACAAAGGAACCAAGAAATGGTACTTTAGATGGAAAAGTTGAGCAGTTGGAGAAGAAGATAAAGATGCTTGAAGGAGAGTTAAGAGAAGCTGCTGCAGTTGAGTCTGCTTTATATTCAGTAGTTTCTGAGCATGGAAACTCCACAAGTAAACTTCACGCCCCAGCACGGCGCCTTTCCAGGCTCTATCTTCATGCTTGTAAAGAAAATGTTCAAGGAAGAAGGGCTGGAGCAGCTAAAAGTTCTGTTTCAGGATTAGTACTTGTTACAAAGGCATGTGGAAATGATGTCCCAAG GTTGACCTTTTGGCTGTCTAATAGTATAGCCTTGAGAACAATTATAAGCCGAACCGTCAAAGATCCTTCAAATCCTGTAAAATCTGGTAGGAGAAAGAAAACTGAGGAGGAGGGGTATGGTAACTTAACAGCTTCACTAAGGGTGAAGGGATTATACCccagaaaaaatgaaaatgcagCATTAGGATATGGAGGTTTTGGTAACTGGGATGATCCTCAAGTACTTCTATTAGCATTGGAAAAGGTTGAAGCATGGATCTTCTCTCGCATTGTAGAATCTATCTGGTGGCAG ATTTTGATTCCACATATGCAACACACAAAGTTCAACAGCAAAGACGTGGTTTCAGACTCAAGAAAAAGCTACAGAAGGACTTCTAGCTCATGTGATCAAGAGCAGGGTAACTTGTCTCTATGTATTTGGAAGAATGCTTTTAGGGAAGCCTGTGAAAGGATCTGTCCTATTCGAGCTGGAGGGCATGAGTGTGGCTGTTTGCCTATGCTTTCTCGATTG ATAATGGAGCAATGTGTTGCGAGATTGGATGTGGCTATGTTCAATGCCATTCTTCGCGAATCTTCTGATGAAATACCAACTGATCCTGTATCTGATGCTGTCAGTGATCCCAAGGTTCTTCCCATTCCACCTGGGAAAATAAGCTTTGGAGCCGGTGCACAGCTAAAAACTGTG ATTGGGACCTGGTCAAGATGGTTGACTGACCTATTTGGcatggatgatgatgatgatgactcaATTGGAGATAAAGCTGAAACTGATAAcagtgaagaaaaacaaaatgcaTCCTTAAAGTCCTTCAGTCTTCTGAATGCTCTAAGTGACCTTCTGATGCTTCCTAAGGATATGCTGTTAAGTGCATCCATCAGGAATGAG GTATGCCCTATGCTCAATGCAACACTTATGAAGAAGATTCTGCACAATTTTGTCCCAGATGAGCTTTGTCCTGATCCTGTTCCCTCTGATGTCTTTGAGGCTCTTGACTCAGAG GTCCCATTGTGTATTCACCTCCAACACCATCTTCCATTGCAAGCTTTGTTGGAGAGGTGGGAAGCAAATATCATCTAA